AACCAGACTTCTATTAATCATACCTTCTTCTATTTCAGTTGAATGTTTCGTTATAAAAGCTTGTACATCCGGATTGTTTAACACTTCTTTCTTCAAATCATTATAGCGATTATTAAAGTCTGGTCTATTTTTTAATTTTTTAAAGGAATTGCTTAAATGTTCCATGTTTTCTCCCTCCTCTCATTATGTCTCGTTGTTTTTATTATCCTTATATTTTTTAATCCGATCAAATAATTTCTTTTTCTCTAACTCAAATTGTTCAATATCCACGCTTGAAGCTTTATCATCATGTTTTTCTTTCTGTTTTAATTCCTGCTGATCTTTATGGTCACTATTTGTTTCTTCACTTAACCATGCCGGTAGCATTTCTTTACGAATAGGTGCTTTCTTATTATTCTCCGTTTTCTTCTTTGTTGTCTTTTCTTCTGCCCATTGTTGATATTGACGGTGCTCTTGTTTAGCTAAATCCATAGCATCTTTTACAGTCTTCACTTGTTTCCTTGTCCAATGGCTCGCAATTTTTTGAACATAAGCCCTCGTAAGCTTCATATCTGTCTTTAACATAACATAATAAATTAATACATTCACAACTCCAGGCTCGAGCCTTTGTTGAAGCATCACTTCTTCAATAATTTGCAAATCACCAACAGAAGGAGTAACTCCACCGGAAACATCCATTAAAAATTGTTTTGGCGATATTCTTTCTAGTTGAAAGATTAGCTCTTCTTCCTTTGTTAATTGCTTTTGCTCTTTTTTACCTCGCAATAATGGTGGCTGTACTTTATCCACTAAGCCAGGTAACTCATCTCCATGCTGAAATTGGTACCAATCACGAGCAGATTTTCTAAGTAATTCAATATCAATGTTTTCGTCCTGGTCAATACTTGCCATTACAACATTTTTCATATCAATAGCATTAATGCCGTATAGGTATGAGAGCTTCTTTATTACATCCTTAACAATAGAAGTTATAGATTTATGAGGGATGAGAGCATCAGAAAGTCCTGCGAAGAATAAATCAAAATCAAAAGCAGAATCTGAAATTTCTAATTTAGACCTAGTTTCTGTACTAACAAACTCTCGTTTTTTTTCAAGCGATAAATCTTTTATCGTTTCTTCATTCATTCTCCCAGCCATTTCAGCGGAACGAACAGAGTCAAAAACATCATTAAACGACTTTGTAATGTCCTTCATTCCTTCACTCTTTTGTTCATCTGAGAAAAAATGTTTTAACTGTAAAAATTTATTTTTGCCAACTCGATTATAAAGATAAACATTTAATACCCCGTCTTGAAAAAACTCTGTCGGTCTTACTGGTGCTTGTAGCTCGTAAACATATTTCTTCACACCGTCTTCTTCGGTTACAAAAGTTTTTAATAAGCCAAGTCCTTCTAATTTAAGACGTTCTTGATAAATGTCACGCAAGTTACTTTGCATAATCGTCATTAAACTATGATGCGTTGTTTCTTGGCTCCACATGCGATTTTGCTCCAACTCTCCCCAAAGAGTCATAAATAAACTGAAACATTTTGACCCAATTAATGGTTGATAAAGCAATGTTATTATTTTTCTATCCAAGTCTTGTAGAATTGAGTTGCTTTTTACTGAGTAACGGTCAATAGCAAGCAATTCCTTCCAATGCTGTTCCATCCCCTTCAACCTTTCATTACAATATATTAAACGTGAAAAGTTCCTACACTGAAAAAAGAGCTTGAAGAACACCTCTTCAAAAGCTCTTTCGATTCTATCTTACTTTCTTAATCAAATCGGTTAACTCTTCAATAAACACATTAATATCCTTAAATTGACGATAAACGGATGCAAACCTCACATATGCTACCTCATCAATTCTCGCAAGCCTGTCCATGACCATTTCACCTACAAATTCACTGTTAACTTCAGAGACACCTTGATTTCTCAGTTCCTTCTCAATATCATGAACAACATCCTCAAGCTTTTGCAGGGGAACCGGTCTTTTTTCACACGCTTTAATAAGACCTCTTAAAATTTTCTCACGACTAAACTCTTCTCTAGTCCCTTCCTTTTTCACGACAATTAATGGGAATTCCTCAACCTTTTCAAATGTAGTAAACCGATATTGACATTCTTCACATTCACGTCGGCGTCGAATTGATTTTCCCTCATCTACAGGTCGTGAGTCTAATACTCTTGTCCCATTATGCTGACACGAAGGACATTTCATATGACCAGCTCCAATCAAACGTCAAAATTTTAAGTTGTTGACATTTCATCACTCAATTTTAAATTTATTTTCGCGTTTTCCCAGTTCCAACAAACGATTCTTTTTGGTCGAGCTTTTTGTAAAGTTCAGTAATTAATTTCTTACTGTATCCAAAATCAGTCGGGAGGACCGTTGTTGTAGTCGCTGTAAAATCAACTGCTGTCTCAAAAGGACGCACAGAAATAACCGTTACAATAAGAAAAGCTTTTCTTGGACGATCAACGTTTACGCTCATTTCTCCACGTTCTTCTGAAACAGATGTAACAGTCATTCCTGGTGTTTGTTCAATTAATTCTTTTACAGATTGTAATGCTTTTTTATTTGTTGTTTTATAATAATGACTTTTCAAATCGGGATTATGGTGATTTTCCCTTGTTTCTTGATGGGTACTAAAAATATCTTTTAATTTATTCACAAAACTCATTGTCATATTCCCCTTTTTCCATATTAATTTTCACTTTATGTATCGAAATTTATTCTACTACTATCATACTGAAATTTGCCGATAATAAAAAGAGGTGCAGATCAATTAATCCGCACCTCTTTACGTTTTAAAGAGCTTTTGCTTGAGCTTGCTTTACTTGTACCGGTCCCATACCTCTAGGGATCTCAATGTTTTCACGAGTTTGTGCTCCTAAAGATTCTGCAATATGATCTGCAGCAATGTTAGGATTTAAATCACCGCAAGTGTAAACATCGATACTAGCATAACCATGCTCTGGAAAGCTGTGAATTGTCAAATGTGATTCAGAGATAATAACCACACCACTTACTCCTTGAGGAGCAAATTTGTGAAAAGCAACCTCTCTAATTTCCGCGCCTGATTTTAATGCTGCATTTACAAATGTTTTTTCAATGTAATCCATGTCATTTAACTTATCAAAATCGCAACCCCATAGTTCAGAGATTACGTGTCTACCCATTGTTTCCATATTCATGGATCCCCCTTTAACTATTTTTTATACATGAATTCTTCGCTTAATGGTATGTGTAACTACCACGGGGGAAAGTTAGTCCAGAGAGGTCCTAACCCTTTAAGTAGCCATAACACCTTGGCTTTGATAAGAAGTTCACGAAAAATAGTATACTTTGTTTGTATTTGTTTTGCAACACACTTTTGAAAAAAATTAGTTAAAGGGTTAATCAAATATTCGGTCACACATTTATTACTTTAACCGCCGGGAACTTTATTATCCAAAATATTTTTTATACCTCTAATAAATGAGTCATACTATTTGCTACTAGTTTTGTTAAATCGGCAACACGGCATGAATAACCCCATTCATTATCATACCAAGCTAAAACTTTTATTTTATGATTTTCCATTACCATTGTTGATAAACCGTCAATGATAGCTGAATGTGGATTTGTATTGTAGTCAATTGATACTAACGGCTCAGTCGTGAAGTCTAGAATCCCTTTTAAAGAGCCCCTTGAAGCAAATTGGAAAGCTCGATTAACTTCCTCTACAGTAACAGGCTTTTCTACATCAACTACAAGGTCAACTAATGAAACATTTGGTGTTGGGACTCGTAAAGCCATACCATGTAACTTGCCTTTCATGTTTGGGAGAACAAGCTCTAGTGCCTTTGCTGCACCAGTTGTTGTCGGGATAATGGATTGCCCACAAGCTCTAGCCCTTCTCAAATCCTTATGCGGGTTGTCAATGTTTTTCTGGTCATTTGTATAAGCATGTACGGTTGTCATTAAACCATTTTTTATATAGAAAGATTCATCTATCACCTTAATGACCGGAGCAAGACAATTTGTTGTACACGACGCATTCGAAATAATTTTATGTTGATTTGCATCAAACTTATTTTCGTTAACTCCCATCACAATCGTAATATCTTCATTTTTACCAGGTGCAGTTAAGATCACCTTTTTTGCTCCCGCTTTAACATGGAGCATTGCCTTTTCCCTGCTATTAAACTTCCCTGTTGCCTCAATAACAATATCAATCCCTAAAACATCCCAAGGAAGCTTCTCAGGGTCACGTTCATTTATTAATAACACCTTTTGACCATTTACAAGTAAATGATCTTCATGGGCAATTACTTCCCCCTGAAATTTCCCGTGAGTTGTATCATATTTTATTAAATGAGCAAGAGTATCAGCTGGATAACTTGCATTGATCGCCATAATATTAATATCTTCCATCATTGCATACCTAAAAACCATTCTCCCAATTCGACCAAACCCATTTATTGCAATATTGGCTCTCATCATCGTTTCCCCTCTCTATTATATGTTATACTTTTAAATTATTTTATATAATTAGTATAACACATTGATCCGAAAAGTGTGTTATTAAAATTTTCACTTTCATAAAACAGACTTTTGATGAGAATAGAGAAATAAAAAAAAGAGACTATAAAAGTCTCTTGGTTAAATTAGTTTCTTTAAGATTTCATGTAACTGCTTTTCTGTCTGCTCAATCGTGCCATTATTGTCAATAATTTCATCTGAAAGATCTTTTTTCATGTGTAATGGAAGCTGTGACTCGATTCTCATTTTAGCTTCTTTCTCTGTATATCCATTTCTCTCCATAAGACGTTTAAGCTGTGTTTTTTCATCCACATACACAAGGATGGTTTTGTCAACCATATGAGTTAATTTACTTTCAAAAAGCAATGGTATATCAAGAACGACTGCCTTTGAATTTTTAGCTTTTTCTTCTTCAACTCCGTTTAGCATTTCTTTTCTAACTGCGGGATGTACTATTTTGTTTAATTGTTCTCTTTTTGAATGGTCACCAAAAATAATGGCACCAAGCTTTTCTCGATTTATGGTTTTATCTTGATGCAGTATTTCATCACCAAAAACAGAAAGTATTTGTTGATAAGCTGGCTTTCCAAGTTCAACCACTTCCCTAGAAATCTGGTCTGCATCAACAACGCGAATTCCTAGGTTTTTCAACATATTTGAAACTGTACTTTTACCACTTGCAATTCCACCAGTTAGACCGATAACAACTGTCACTATGATAAGCCTCCATTGTCTAAAGTTTCCATATCCCTATCATAATGAGAATAATACCCGGGAGGCAAGAAAATTTGTCCATCCACGCAAATTTAGAGAAAATATGTCCTGATTTAATCCCAATAGATACAAATAACGAGCTCATACACGCTACTAGTAAACTCATTACAATAGGAGAATAACCTAATAACGCAGCGCCAATACCCGCTCCAAAGGCATCGAGTGATAATGCCAGCCCGAGTAACAATGCTTCAACACCTGTAATCGTACCAGATTTATCAATATCTGCCGTCATAGGTTTTCTAAGTATATTAATGACAATTCCAAATGTTTTGATTTCAAAGTTAATTAACATTTTTTCCGTTTCTTCTTCAACTGAAGTTTCTTCTTTTGCAGGACGGAAAAATTGGTATAAGACCCATGCCCCAATAAGCATTAAAATAAAGCCACCAAGCTTTTCTGTTATATAAACCGGAAAAACTCTTGTTAAAAGTTCACCAAGAAACATTGCCCCAAGCATCGTGGCCGCTGAACAACATGCGATAATAAAAATCGACTTAAAAGGGATCCTCATTTTTCTCATTCCATACGTAAATCCAACCGAAAAGCTATCCAAACTAACTGCGAACGCTAATAACAAGAGTGATGTATATTGAAACATACTGCCTAGCCCCTTCCTTCTAGTTGCTAACATAGTGTATGATGAACGCCCAGAGAATGTTAAAGAAGGTCGCTTTATTTTTTGAGTATGGATTACCTTATGATTTATATTGATTCTTTATAAACAAAAAAGGCAAAAAACATATTTATGTCTTTTGCCTTTTTTCTTCGACCTATTTTTGACATTGCTCACAATAATGAGTTCCTCGTCCGCCTACGACTGTTTTTGTTAATGTTTTTCCACATTTTTTACATGGCTCATTTGTTCTGCCATAAACGTATAATTGAAGCTGAAACATACCGATTTCACCTTGTGTATTTACATATGAGCGAACAGTACTGCCTCCTTGAGCAACTGCTTCTTCAAGGGTTTTAATGATTTGCTCATGTAAAATCTTATATTCCGCTTTTGTTAATTTACTGGCTATACGATCTGGTTTAATACTTGATCTAAAAAGAGCTTCATCTACATATATATTGCCAAGTCCCACAACAACTGATTGATCTAACAAAGCCGTCTTAATTTTCCGTTCAGTTTTTGCCAGACGACCTCGAAGATATTCCACCGTGAATTCTTTAGAAAATGGCTCAGGCCCTAGTTGGGAAAGAGGGAGTGTACTTTCTTCTTCTCCCTTCTTAAATAAATGCATAGTCCCGAACTTTCGAACATCCCGATATCTTAATTCCGTATGATCTGTAAACGTAAAAATAACATGTGTATGATGATCAAATTCCTCCTGTGGTTGATATAAACCATATCTTCCTTCCATTCGCAAATGAGAAACAAGAACAAAATCATCAAGTATAAATTTTAAGAATTTGCCTCTGCGCTGAACATCATGAATTGTTTGACCAATGATTGCATCTCTAAATTGTTCAGGCTCTTCTGGCTTTTTAATGATTTTCGGCCAATGAATATTGACTCCGTTAATCGTTTTCCCTTTCACTAACTGAAGCAATGTTCGTCGTACCGTTTCAACCTCTGGTAATTCAGGCATTGTAATTTGTTCACATCCTTTTCACATTAGTGCTTGGCTTATCACCAAGTTCTAATGAAAAGTAAAGGGGCCAATCAAGCCCCCTACAGTTTTCTATGCTTATTTTGCATCATACCAGGAATCTCCATAAGAATAGTCCACCTTTAATGGCACTTTTAACTCAACCGCATTTTCCATTACTTCTGGAACAATTTTTTCTAAAATTGACACTTCTTCTCTAGGAGCTTCAAAAATCAATTCATCATGCACCTGTAATAACAGCTTTGTTTGCAGCTTTTCTTGCTTTAATCTTGCAGCCATATCAATCATCGCTTTTTTGATAATATCGGCTGCGCTTCCTTGAATTGGAGTGTTCATAGCTGTTCGTTCAGCAAAGCTGCGAAGATTAAAGTTTCTGCTCGTGATTTCAGGAATATACCTTCTTCGATGAAGCAATGTTTTAACATAACCCTTCTCTCTTGCATCAGCTACAATATCATCCATATAGTCCTGTACTCCAACAAAGGATTCTAAATAACGCTTGATAAATTCACCGGCTTCTTTACGAGTAATCCCCAAACTTTGAGAAAGACCAAAATCACTGATTCCGTATACGATGCCAAAATTAACAGCCTTGGCTTGTCTTCTCATATTTGAAGTCACTTCATCTTCTTCAACATGAAACACATCCATAGCTGTTTTCGTATGAATGTCTAAATCATTCTGGAAGGCTTCTACTAAATTTTGATCATTTGCGATATGAGCTAATACCCTTAATTCAATTTGTGAATAGTCAGCTGCAAAAATGACCCAATCTTTATGAGAAGGTACAAAAGCTTGACGAATCTTACGTCCTTCTTCTAATCGAATCGGTATGTTTTGTAGGTTAGGATCGATTGAGCTAAGTCTTCCTGTTGTTGTTAGCACCTGGTTAAAACGAGTATGAATTTTATGCGTGTCTTTATGAACAACTTTTAATAACCCTTCAATATAGGTTGATTGTAATTTACCTAACTGACGATAATGAAGGATATCCTTTACGATTTCATGTTTATCTTCAAGCTTTTCTAATACATCCGCTGAAGTTGAATAACCTGTTTTCGTCTTTTTCACAACTGGCAGCTGAAGCTTCTCAAATAAAATAACACCAAGCTGCTTTGGAGAATTAATATTAAATGATTCACCAGCATGCTCATAAATATTTTTTTCAAGAGCGTTTAATTGTTCTGCTAAATGTTCACCCATGTCTTTCAAACGGTCCACATCAACAGCTATTCCCTCAGCTTCCATTTGTGCAAGAATAAGAGATAAAGGTAATTCTAAGTCATACAATAAAGATGATTGATCATTTTGTTCGAGTTGTTCAATTAACTTTTCTTTTAAATCAAAGATCGCTAAGCTCTTACGAACAAGGTGCTCACTAAGAGTCTCTTCACCAGGAATAGAACGTTTTGCTCCTTTTCCATAAACAACCTCATCAGCTTGTACAATCGATATGCCATGTGATTTAGCTACACTAGCTACGTCATCAAATGTTGCCGAAGGATTCAATAAATATGCCGCAATTAAAATATCAAAGTCAATTCCTTTTAAAGAGATTCCTTTCCAACTTAAGCCAACCGTTGTTTTTTTACCATCATAAACTGTTTTACGTTTGGTTTCGTCTGCAGCCCATTCCTTAAATAAATCAGAATTAAGAGCAAGTTCAGCTGATATATAATAATGACCATTTTTATTTATAATTGAAACGCCACTTATGTCAGCTTGGTGATAACTATCCTCTAGTATTTCTACATACAGTGCTGCTTCATCTGTCAGTATATCTGAGGTAAGCTCTGTTACGTTTTCAAAGCTGATATCCTCGTATACTTCTTCCTCAGCTACATCTTCACCCATTTTTTCTAATAAAGAATTAAAGCCTAGTTCCTTAAAGATTTCCTTTACTTTACTAGCATCGAATCCTTCATATCGTACTTCATCCAATGTGATTGCTAAGGGTGCTTCACAATCAATCGTTGCAAGCTTTTTACTCATTAAAGCCTGCTCACGATTTTCTTCAAGCTTTTCCTTTAATTTTTTCCCACTTACTTTTTCAATTGAATCTAATACACTCTCTAATGTTTTAAACTCACTTAACAGTTTTATTGCTGTTTTTTCTCCCACTCCCGGTACACCAGGAATATTATCAGACGTATCTCCCATAAGACCTTTCATATCAATAATTTGCTCAGGAGTTAATCCATACTTTTCCATCACAAAGTCAGGAGTGTAAGAATCCACATCTGTTATCCCTTTTTTTGTAATATCAACTGTTATCTTATCTGTAACCAATTGAGTTAAATCTTTGTCCCCTGATATTACCTTAACTTCATAGCCATCCTGTTCAGCCTGTTTGGAAAGAGTACCGATAATATCATCTGCTTCATAGTTTTCCAGTTCATATCTTGAGATTTGATAAGCATCTAATAGTTCTCGAATAAATGGAAATTGCTCTGAGAGCTCAGGTGGGGTTTTTTGTCTTCCACCTTTGTATTCTTGGAATGTTTTATGTCTAAATGTTGTTTTACCAGCATCAAAAGCCACAAGCATATGAGACGGCTTCTCATCTTCTAGTATTTTCATTAAAATCATGGTAAATCCATAAATTGCGTTCGTATGTATACCTTTGTCATTATTTAATAATGGCAGGGCAAAGAAAGCTCTATAGGCAATACTATTCCCATCAATTAATACTATTTTTTTCGTCAACTTTTACAGCCTCCTGTATTCATTGTTGAACAAGCTCTTGTTCAACATTTTATGTCTAAAGCTCTCTTTTACTGGTCTATTGATTTCTAATTCAGACACTCTCTTTTTGCAGGAGGTCCTGGAGCACTCTTTTACTTGTACATGTACCTAAATTAGCAATAAACCAAAAAAAGACCCCTTATTTCCCTCTATTTTATCATGTCTTTAAATAGAAAGGAAAATCAGGGGTACTGTATGAATTGTTATCGTTTACTGGACTCCTTTTAGCAAGGAAGCATAAGGAGAATTAAATGGAATAATAATAACAGTCTCTTCATCTATCGTCTGTTTATACAATTGTAATGTTCGATACATTTCATAGAAGCTTGGATCCTTAGAATAAGCAGTGTTATACATTTTCGCTGCGTCTCTTTCCCCCTCACTTCGAATCACATCAGCATCTGCCTGTGCCTTTGCTAGCATCTCTTTAACTTCTCGATCGGTATCTGCAATAATTCGATTCTTTTCAGCGTCACCTTTAGACAAATATCCTTGTGCAGTTGATTCACGCTCAGAAATCATACGTGTGAATACAGACTGTTCATTTTCAGCCGGTAAATCTGTTCTTTTCATTCTCACATCTGCTACAACGATCCCATAGTTCCCCTGTTCTAATAAATTATTAACAATTTCAGTTACTTTATCATTTAAGCTTCCTCTTGATGACTTTTCATCATTAATAATTTCGTCATAGTTTAATTGACCTAATTCAGAGCGAACGGTTGAGAAAACATATTCGGCCATCTTTGTTTCTGCGTTCACAATTGATCTTGCATTTGAAATCATTTTTTTAGGATCACTTATTCGCCAAACGGTATAATTATCAATGATTAACCGCTTTTTATCCTTTGTATTAATTTCTGCCTCTTCAACATCATAAGTCATCTGATATTTAGGTAGTGTTGTAACTGACTGAATAAATGGTATTTTAAAATTTAATCCTGGTTCTTCTATAATTTTTACAACTTCACCAAATTGACGAACAACCTTATATTCATTTTCCTTAACAATAAAAAGATTGGTAAATATTAAGACAAGTAAGATAATTAAGACAAGAAGAATAATGCCCCCACGTAAATACCCCTTAAATGAAAAGGCAGGTTTCTTCTCCTCCATGTTCACGATATTATCATTGGCCATTTGTAACACTTCCTTCCTGTTCTGCTGGTACGACAGGCTTTGAAGCCGGATCCTTAATTGGCAAGTATTTCATCGTGTTCCCATTGTCTTCCATAATATAAATCTCAGCATTCGGGAGAACCTGATCGATTGTTTCTAATACTAAACGCTTTTGTGTAATATCTTTATTATTAACATATTCGTTATAAATGGCATTAAATTGAGCAACATCCCCACGTGCCTCTTCTATGCGGGCTGCTTTATCACCAGCTGCAGAGGACATAATCGCATCCTTTTCCCCTTGTGCTTCTTCTGTTCGTTGATTTCTGTATTTATTCGCCTCATTTTTACGTGTATTCATCGTTTCACGAGCATCGGTAACTGCTGTAAAAGCTTTCCTAACCTCTTCGTTTGGTAAATCTACATCCTGTAATTTTACGGCTAAAATGGTAATTCCAATGTCATATCCATCAACAAGATTTGTTAGTAATTCCTGAACTTGCTTCTCAATTTCAACTTTTCCAGATGTTAAAGCGTCATCAATTGTTGAACTTCCAATAATACTTCTTAAACTCGCCGATGTTGCATCCTCTAACATCTCCCGTGGATTTTCAGCATTAAATAAATATTTACCCGGCTCGGTAATTTTCCACTGAACGACCATATCTGCTAAAACGATATTCTCATCACCCGTAATCATTTTTGTTTCTTTTGGAAAATCTTTCACTTCACCATCCTCAGATTCCTCATAACCAAACTGTAAACTGAAAGTTTCTTTAGATAGAACTTCAACTGATTGGATTGGCTATGGCATCTTAAAATGTAATCCTGGTTCACTAATTCCTTCTTCTACCTCTCCAAGAGTGATCATCACGGCTTGTTCTGACTCATCTACGGTATACCATGAAGTAAAAGCAACAATTCCTAAGACCACAATTAACAACGCAAATCCGAAGATCGTGAGTACTCGTTTTATACTTAACATCCAACCCCTGCCTTTCTTATTCGGTACATTTAGTATGTACTGCTTTATTTTCTTGTTAAGTTATATACGAATCATCATTAAAAAGGTTTCATATTTCCCTTTTAATAGCTTCCCACTATTAGTATTAATTAGAAAATAAATTTATGAAGAGTTGAATTTATGAGGATTTATTATGACAACAAAAAAGGGACGTGAGTTTATTTGGTAAACTCACGTCCAAAAGATTGGCTCCTTGGATGAAGGGGTTTTCACTTAGTATATTACCAACATTTTATTAAGTAATAATAAACCTAGTGTAAATTAATTGTAAATAATGTCGAAATTAACAGATAGAAAGGTTTTATGGTCACTACGTTATGAAGTTTCATCAAATTTTCTATTCAGCTTAACTGTAAACGTAGTACCTTTTCCAACTTCACTTTCCACACTAATTTGACCTTTATGAGCTTCCACCAAATGTTTTACAATTGCCAAACCTAAGCCTGTTCCACCCGAGTTTCTACTTCTCGCCCTGTCAACACGATAGAAACGCTCAAAAATACGTGCGATTTCCTCCGTTTTAATGCCAATCCCTGTGTCTGAAACAGTAACGATTGCATAATCAGGATATTTATCCACTTTTGCATGCACATAGCCACCTTGTGGAGTATATGTTAGAGCATTACTAATTAAATTAATAAAAATTTGCTTTAATCGATAAATGTCGCCTTCAATATAAGTAAGACCTTCAGGTAAAGAGACAGAAAGCTCTACCTCTTTTTCTCTTGCTTTATTTTCTAACATTACGATAATATCATCCAAGATCTCTCGTAAATCACATGTTTGGATTGATAATTCAAATCCTTGCTGTTCAATTTTCGATAAATCAAGCAAATCTTGAATTAAAGATTGTAAACGGTCGCTTTCCTTTAGAATAATGGAAAGGAAGTATTCGGCTGTTTGCTTATCACTAAGTGCTCCGTCCAGTAATGTTTCACTAAATCCTTTAATCGATGTGATTGGTGTTTTTAATTCATGTGATACATTCGCAACAAAATCCTTACGCATCTGTTCGAGTTTTTTAAGTTCAGTAATGTCATGAAATACAAGGACAATTCCTTTCCATTCATCATTTGTTCCAATAATAGGTGCCCCATACACTTCAAAATGCTTACGTTCAATCTTCAAGGGAAGATGAAGCTGCTTTCTGACTTTTACCTCAGTCATAAAAATCTCTTCCACAATTTCAATAATTTCTTTATGAGTAAACGCGTCATAATATAATTGATAAAGAAACTTAGCTGAGTCAACCTCAAATAATTCTTTATATGCCCTGTTGACTAAGTTAATATAACCTCTACCATCAATCAAAATTAGCCCGCTTCCCATATTTTCAATTAACGTTTGCAAACGATCTTGCTGCATTTCCTGTGCCCTTGTCATATCTTGAAGGTTTCTGGCAAGTATATTAATTGACTGACTCAGTATTCCTGTTTCGTCTAAATGATCTTCATATGTACGTGCTTTATAATTTCCCTTTGCAAGTTCCATAGATACTTTAATTGCAGACTCAATCGGTCTAGTAAATTGGGCTGTAATTCTTACTCCAATTAATAATATAATGATGAATGCGATTCCGAGACTAGCTACTAGAATACCCCACATTTGTTGATTTACTTTAGTTAAAGAGCTCACAGACGCGCTAACGAGCACAATCCCTTCATAAGCAGCTTTTTCCTTTATAGGCAATCCATAATAAGCAAGCCCATGAACTTGGTCACTATAATAATAGCCCTTAGTTTGTCCCCTCATGATTGGAAGTACGTTATTCTTCAATGAATTCATATCCAGATCTTGTGTTAGGTCACCAGCATCAAACAAAATGGTATTATCTTCATCTATAATCGTAATATGTGATTTATAATCCTTCCCTAAGTCAGAAAGTAATTCTGAGATTTGAGAGTTTGATAAATCCTCACGAGATATTATCGTTAAGATTGAGTGTGCTTCTCTTTGTAACTCTTCTTTAAACGTGTTCAAATAGTAGCTATTAAAAATTTGCCCTAGCAATAACCCTAAGCCAACCAGTACTGCAATGATTAATGTAATAAGGGCAAACAAAAAGCGTGAACGAAATCTATTCATTCAGCTTTGGCTCCTCAAGCTTGTACCCCAACCCTCTTATTGTTTTAATATATAATGGTTTTTTTGTATTTCTTTCTATCTTTTCTCGTAAGTGACTAATATGA
This genomic stretch from Metabacillus sp. B2-18 harbors:
- the polA gene encoding DNA polymerase I, which codes for MTKKIVLIDGNSIAYRAFFALPLLNNDKGIHTNAIYGFTMILMKILEDEKPSHMLVAFDAGKTTFRHKTFQEYKGGRQKTPPELSEQFPFIRELLDAYQISRYELENYEADDIIGTLSKQAEQDGYEVKVISGDKDLTQLVTDKITVDITKKGITDVDSYTPDFVMEKYGLTPEQIIDMKGLMGDTSDNIPGVPGVGEKTAIKLLSEFKTLESVLDSIEKVSGKKLKEKLEENREQALMSKKLATIDCEAPLAITLDEVRYEGFDASKVKEIFKELGFNSLLEKMGEDVAEEEVYEDISFENVTELTSDILTDEAALYVEILEDSYHQADISGVSIINKNGHYYISAELALNSDLFKEWAADETKRKTVYDGKKTTVGLSWKGISLKGIDFDILIAAYLLNPSATFDDVASVAKSHGISIVQADEVVYGKGAKRSIPGEETLSEHLVRKSLAIFDLKEKLIEQLEQNDQSSLLYDLELPLSLILAQMEAEGIAVDVDRLKDMGEHLAEQLNALEKNIYEHAGESFNINSPKQLGVILFEKLQLPVVKKTKTGYSTSADVLEKLEDKHEIVKDILHYRQLGKLQSTYIEGLLKVVHKDTHKIHTRFNQVLTTTGRLSSIDPNLQNIPIRLEEGRKIRQAFVPSHKDWVIFAADYSQIELRVLAHIANDQNLVEAFQNDLDIHTKTAMDVFHVEEDEVTSNMRRQAKAVNFGIVYGISDFGLSQSLGITRKEAGEFIKRYLESFVGVQDYMDDIVADAREKGYVKTLLHRRRYIPEITSRNFNLRSFAERTAMNTPIQGSAADIIKKAMIDMAARLKQEKLQTKLLLQVHDELIFEAPREEVSILEKIVPEVMENAVELKVPLKVDYSYGDSWYDAK
- the mutM gene encoding DNA-formamidopyrimidine glycosylase, with the translated sequence MPELPEVETVRRTLLQLVKGKTINGVNIHWPKIIKKPEEPEQFRDAIIGQTIHDVQRRGKFLKFILDDFVLVSHLRMEGRYGLYQPQEEFDHHTHVIFTFTDHTELRYRDVRKFGTMHLFKKGEEESTLPLSQLGPEPFSKEFTVEYLRGRLAKTERKIKTALLDQSVVVGLGNIYVDEALFRSSIKPDRIASKLTKAEYKILHEQIIKTLEEAVAQGGSTVRSYVNTQGEIGMFQLQLYVYGRTNEPCKKCGKTLTKTVVGGRGTHYCEQCQK
- the hflC gene encoding protease modulator HflC yields the protein MANDNIVNMEEKKPAFSFKGYLRGGIILLVLIILLVLIFTNLFIVKENEYKVVRQFGEVVKIIEEPGLNFKIPFIQSVTTLPKYQMTYDVEEAEINTKDKKRLIIDNYTVWRISDPKKMISNARSIVNAETKMAEYVFSTVRSELGQLNYDEIINDEKSSRGSLNDKVTEIVNNLLEQGNYGIVVADVRMKRTDLPAENEQSVFTRMISERESTAQGYLSKGDAEKNRIIADTDREVKEMLAKAQADADVIRSEGERDAAKMYNTAYSKDPSFYEMYRTLQLYKQTIDEETVIIIPFNSPYASLLKGVQ